A stretch of the Massilia sp. W12 genome encodes the following:
- a CDS encoding DUF3142 domain-containing protein: MNKCKTLIRQLLCGLLCLGLAACQPSVTDDKRAQQEPRRLTHDAYIWQRVWFAELGDAIDSSSQWLTQWRVLVAQLDGNGAWQRSAWQGAPLRMSGLPLVAVFRLEGNLAMHQRKQVIQQLVRHMKELRASGLLWQGMEIDHDAASADLQQYALFLQELRAKLHAAGLYPAISVTALPDWLTHNAYAEVEAASNHVVLQLHGPHLNPGQIFDAKHAQTWVRQLAARSQRPFWIALPNYGVRLHWDAPHTAARVEAEAPLAKKGMRMREVLVSPRAVQAFIHQLEQHGAPPNLHGIVWFRLPTARDQRSWSLATWQAVLRGERLNTALYAELQPAPRHPGWQRLQVQNEGVLDLPLPGQVLVQGECSLVDGEADLRYRVEESLQGGLPELRFTRRGPEMGRIRAQQEFTLATITCKDAARLRLIP, from the coding sequence GTGAATAAATGTAAAACCCTCATCCGTCAACTGCTGTGCGGCCTGCTCTGTCTGGGGCTGGCGGCTTGTCAGCCGTCGGTCACGGATGACAAGCGCGCGCAGCAGGAGCCGCGCCGCTTAACCCACGACGCCTACATCTGGCAGCGCGTCTGGTTTGCGGAATTGGGGGATGCGATTGACAGCTCCAGCCAGTGGCTGACGCAATGGCGGGTGCTGGTGGCGCAATTGGATGGCAATGGCGCCTGGCAACGCAGCGCCTGGCAGGGCGCGCCGCTGCGCATGTCGGGGCTGCCGCTGGTGGCCGTGTTCCGCCTGGAGGGCAACTTGGCGATGCACCAGCGCAAGCAAGTGATACAGCAATTGGTGCGCCATATGAAGGAATTGCGCGCCAGCGGATTGTTGTGGCAGGGCATGGAAATCGACCACGACGCCGCCAGCGCTGACTTGCAACAATACGCCCTGTTTTTGCAAGAGCTGCGCGCCAAACTGCATGCCGCCGGCTTGTATCCCGCCATCTCCGTCACCGCATTGCCGGACTGGCTGACGCATAACGCATACGCCGAAGTGGAAGCCGCCAGCAATCATGTGGTGCTGCAATTGCACGGCCCGCATTTAAATCCGGGACAGATTTTTGACGCCAAGCATGCGCAAACCTGGGTGCGCCAATTGGCCGCACGCAGTCAGCGCCCATTCTGGATTGCGCTGCCCAACTATGGCGTGCGTCTGCATTGGGACGCACCGCACACTGCAGCGCGGGTTGAAGCGGAAGCGCCGCTGGCCAAAAAAGGCATGCGCATGCGAGAAGTGCTGGTCTCGCCGCGCGCGGTGCAGGCGTTTATTCATCAACTGGAACAACATGGCGCACCGCCGAATTTGCATGGAATAGTCTGGTTCCGCCTGCCCACTGCGCGCGACCAGCGCAGCTGGAGCCTGGCCACCTGGCAGGCGGTATTGCGCGGCGAACGTTTAAACACCGCTTTATACGCCGAATTGCAACCGGCCCCGCGCCATCCCGGCTGGCAGCGCTTGCAAGTGCAAAATGAAGGCGTGCTTGATCTTCCCTTGCCGGGACAGGTTTTGGTGCAAGGCGAATGCAGTCTGGTGGATGGCGAAGCCGACTTGCGCTACCGGGTTGAGGAAAGCTTGCAAGGCGGCCTGCCGGAGTTGCGCTTTACCCGCCGTGGCCCGGAAATGGGACGCATCCGCGCCCAGCAGGAATTCACCCTGGCCACCATCACCTGCAAAGACGCAGCGCGCCTGCGCTTGATTCCATAA